Proteins encoded within one genomic window of Rubidibacter lacunae KORDI 51-2:
- a CDS encoding NADH-quinone oxidoreductase subunit M, whose translation MLSVLVWGPVVGAVLVAFLPESLVGRGRSLALAVAVALFGWTLVLAVQVDPTQVGSSFEESVPWLSNLGLSYHLALDGLSLPLVFLNSLLTVVAIYSTNRAIERPRFFYSLVLLLAAGTVGAFLAMDLLLFFLFYEVELLPLYLLIAIWGGVRRAYAATKFLMYTALSGVLILASFLGLVWFSGAQSFDYEVARSVGLPLGIQIALLVVLLIGFGIKIPLFPLHTWLPDAHVEASTPVSVLLAGVLLKLGTYGLLRFGVGLFPDAWATLAPGLAIWAAVSALFGALAAISQQDMKRVVAYSSIAHMAYIMLAAAAATPLSLTAAVAQMVSHGLISALLFLAVGVVGKKTGTRDVNVLRGLLNPECGLPIVGSLTIVGAMASAGIPGMVGFVAEFLVFRSSFSAFPVATLLCMVGTGLTAVYFLLMINRVFFGRLPEQFAELPPVPWSDRVPAIALAVAIVVLGIQPNWLLRWSESQTAVLYRPVAAVQASPSLSAATAGPVAN comes from the coding sequence ATGCTCAGTGTTTTGGTTTGGGGTCCGGTAGTCGGTGCAGTGCTCGTAGCTTTTTTGCCTGAGTCGCTGGTCGGTCGCGGTCGGTCGCTGGCGCTGGCGGTCGCGGTTGCATTGTTCGGATGGACGCTGGTGTTGGCGGTGCAGGTCGATCCTACGCAGGTAGGTTCGAGCTTCGAAGAATCCGTACCGTGGCTGTCGAACTTGGGGTTGAGCTATCACCTTGCCCTGGACGGGTTATCGTTGCCGCTGGTGTTTTTGAATAGTCTGCTGACGGTGGTGGCTATTTACAGCACCAATCGCGCGATCGAACGACCGCGCTTCTTCTACTCATTGGTGTTGTTGCTAGCAGCGGGCACGGTGGGCGCGTTTCTGGCGATGGATCTGCTTTTGTTCTTCCTGTTTTATGAAGTCGAACTGCTGCCGCTGTACTTACTAATTGCCATCTGGGGCGGCGTGCGGCGCGCCTATGCTGCCACGAAGTTTTTGATGTACACGGCCCTCTCAGGCGTCCTGATCTTGGCGTCGTTTTTGGGGCTGGTGTGGTTTTCTGGGGCGCAAAGCTTCGATTACGAAGTCGCGCGATCGGTCGGGCTGCCGCTGGGGATTCAGATCGCTTTACTGGTGGTGTTGCTGATCGGATTTGGAATCAAGATTCCATTGTTCCCCCTCCACACTTGGCTGCCGGACGCCCACGTAGAGGCCTCCACACCGGTGTCGGTGTTGTTGGCAGGCGTGCTGCTTAAATTGGGCACCTACGGGCTGTTACGCTTTGGCGTAGGGCTGTTTCCGGACGCTTGGGCCACACTTGCGCCGGGATTGGCAATTTGGGCAGCTGTAAGCGCGCTATTCGGGGCGCTAGCAGCCATTTCGCAACAAGACATGAAGCGCGTCGTTGCCTATTCGTCGATCGCGCATATGGCTTACATCATGTTGGCAGCAGCAGCAGCAACGCCTCTGAGCTTGACGGCGGCCGTCGCGCAGATGGTCAGTCACGGATTAATTTCAGCACTGCTGTTTTTGGCGGTCGGGGTTGTCGGCAAGAAAACCGGCACGCGCGATGTAAATGTATTGCGCGGATTGCTCAATCCCGAGTGCGGTCTGCCCATTGTGGGCAGCCTGACGATCGTCGGGGCGATGGCCAGTGCGGGGATTCCGGGCATGGTTGGCTTTGTTGCGGAGTTTTTGGTGTTTCGCAGCAGTTTCTCGGCGTTCCCCGTGGCGACCCTGCTGTGTATGGTGGGAACCGGTCTAACAGCCGTGTACTTCTTGTTAATGATCAATCGGGTGTTCTTCGGACGCCTGCCAGAGCAGTTTGCCGAACTACCGCCGGTCCCGTGGTCCGATCGCGTGCCGGCGATCGCGCTGGCGGTGGCAATTGTCGTCCTCGGGATTCAGCCGAATTGGTTGTTACGCTGGAGTGAAAGCCAGACAGCTGTGCTGTATCGTCCGGTAGCTGCAGTGCAGGCTTCGCCCTCGCTGTCGGCCGCCACTGCCGGTCCCGTGGCAAATTAG
- a CDS encoding class I SAM-dependent methyltransferase, translating to MSFNRDRNAVIQQYAKLAREYDSRWSSYIRATTDATIERIPPLPGAVLDVGCGTGTLILRLLDEFPRSDVIGVDASLEMLELARSRLPTRVKLQQCWAESLPFNDDSFDTVVSCNMFHYIRQPSIALDEMLRVLRPNGTLVITDWCDDFITCKLCDIYLRWFDPSHFRMYGLSQCRALLEAARASQIQLEKYKVTWLWGLMTATARKQSSITF from the coding sequence ATGAGCTTTAACCGCGATCGCAATGCGGTCATTCAACAATACGCGAAACTGGCACGCGAATACGATTCTCGATGGTCTTCCTACATTCGGGCCACAACTGACGCAACAATAGAGCGCATTCCACCACTACCCGGTGCCGTACTCGATGTCGGCTGTGGGACTGGCACGCTCATCTTACGCCTTCTCGACGAGTTTCCTCGTTCCGACGTCATCGGTGTCGATGCATCCTTGGAAATGCTTGAATTGGCACGATCGCGCTTGCCAACTCGAGTCAAACTTCAACAGTGCTGGGCTGAAAGCTTGCCTTTTAATGATGATTCTTTCGACACAGTTGTATCTTGCAACATGTTCCACTACATTCGGCAGCCAAGCATCGCGCTCGATGAAATGCTGCGCGTTCTTCGCCCCAATGGAACGTTAGTTATCACTGACTGGTGCGATGACTTCATTACTTGCAAGCTGTGCGACATCTACCTGCGCTGGTTCGATCCTTCGCACTTTCGGATGTATGGTCTGTCGCAATGCCGAGCCTTGCTCGAAGCCGCAAGAGCCAGTCAAATCCAGCTCGAAAAATACAAGGTTACGTGGCTCTGGGGATTGATGACCGCAACTGCACGCAAGCAATCCAGTATCACATTTTAG
- a CDS encoding EutN/CcmL family microcompartment protein: MQIARVCGTVVGTHKLPSLTGVKFLLLQLVDLDGRVLPEYEVAADPVGAGIGEWVLVARGSAARQDDRSDRRPLDALVVAIIDTVSGENGRIYSKSDSY; this comes from the coding sequence ATGCAGATCGCGCGCGTTTGCGGCACGGTAGTCGGCACGCACAAACTTCCCAGCCTGACCGGCGTGAAATTCTTGCTATTGCAGCTTGTAGATCTCGACGGTCGGGTGCTCCCAGAGTACGAGGTCGCGGCCGATCCGGTGGGGGCAGGCATCGGTGAATGGGTGTTGGTGGCACGCGGGAGCGCTGCCCGTCAGGACGACCGGAGCGATCGGCGACCGCTCGATGCTTTGGTCGTTGCCATCATCGATACGGTCAGCGGTGAAAATGGCCGCATCTACAGCAAGAGTGACAGTTACTGA
- a CDS encoding carbon dioxide-concentrating mechanism protein CcmK, with protein sequence MPIAVGMIETRGFPSVVEAADAMVKAARVTLVGYEKIGTGRVTVIVRGDVSEVQASVSAGIEAAKRVNGGEVLSTHIIARPHENLEFVLPIRYTEAVEQFR encoded by the coding sequence ATGCCTATTGCGGTAGGAATGATCGAAACGCGCGGTTTCCCCTCTGTGGTAGAAGCAGCGGATGCGATGGTGAAAGCCGCGCGCGTCACCCTCGTAGGCTACGAAAAGATTGGCACGGGACGCGTCACGGTTATCGTGCGCGGCGATGTTTCAGAGGTGCAGGCGTCCGTCAGTGCGGGCATCGAGGCTGCCAAGCGCGTCAATGGCGGTGAAGTGCTTTCAACGCACATCATTGCTCGCCCCCACGAGAACTTGGAATTCGTTTTACCCATTCGCTACACCGAAGCAGTCGAGCAGTTCCGATAG
- a CDS encoding NAD(P)H-quinone oxidoreductase subunit F has protein sequence MLDFLVRYIWIVPFYGLLGAVLTLPWSMGLVQRTGPRPAAYFNLLTSAAAFIHGALAFTASWGGEPREIVVPWLHAADFKLTLAIRVSPVSLGALGLITGITLVTLIYALGYMEKDWSLARFFGMMGFFEAALSGIALSDSLLLSYGLLELLTLSTYLLVGFWYAQPLVVTAARDAFLTKRVGDIFLLMGLVALSSYGVGLTFSEIDTWAPRAELPPMFAALLGLALIAAPVAKCAQFPLNLWLDEAMEAPNPASLMRNSVVVTAGAYVLIQLRPIFALSPVVSDSLIAIGALTAVGASLVAIAQIDLKRTLSHSTSAYLGLVFVAVGAGQLDIALLLLLIHAIAKALLYMSAGSVILSSNNQNITEMGGLWSRMPATTSAFVVGSSGLVMLLPLGNFWVMGQWLHEFDSPLLLVLLLAVNGLSAVNLTRVFRLVFLGTPHPKTRRAPEAPWPMALPMVTLTFVALLAPLVPQRWQPWFQDTGSLATAGEVLARSDVLLLVLSGILGVALGAVVVLPRTWSRPVRASSRFIQDLLAYDFYIDRVYRATVVQLVGGFSRLADWLDRYIVDGLVNLVGLSAVLSGQGLKYSASGQLQFYLLTIFVGGALLFALLMNWQF, from the coding sequence ATGCTCGATTTTCTAGTGCGATATATCTGGATCGTTCCCTTTTATGGCTTGTTGGGGGCGGTGCTGACTTTGCCGTGGTCGATGGGATTGGTGCAGCGTACCGGACCGCGCCCAGCTGCGTATTTCAACTTATTAACTTCGGCGGCTGCCTTCATTCACGGTGCCCTTGCATTCACGGCTAGCTGGGGCGGCGAGCCACGCGAGATTGTGGTGCCGTGGTTGCACGCCGCTGATTTCAAGCTCACCCTAGCGATCAGGGTTTCGCCAGTCAGCTTGGGCGCACTAGGGCTGATCACGGGCATCACGCTGGTGACCCTGATCTACGCGCTCGGCTACATGGAGAAAGATTGGTCTCTGGCTCGCTTCTTCGGCATGATGGGCTTTTTTGAGGCAGCACTATCGGGTATTGCTCTGAGCGATTCGCTGCTGCTCAGCTATGGCTTGCTGGAGCTCCTGACGCTTTCTACCTATCTCTTGGTCGGTTTCTGGTATGCCCAGCCACTGGTCGTGACAGCTGCACGAGATGCGTTTTTAACCAAGCGCGTCGGCGATATTTTTCTGTTAATGGGTTTGGTGGCGCTCTCGAGCTATGGAGTGGGGCTGACATTTTCGGAGATTGACACGTGGGCCCCACGTGCGGAGTTACCGCCAATGTTCGCGGCGCTGCTCGGACTGGCGCTGATTGCCGCTCCCGTGGCTAAATGCGCGCAGTTCCCGTTAAACCTTTGGTTGGATGAGGCAATGGAAGCGCCGAATCCCGCGTCGCTGATGCGGAACTCGGTCGTAGTAACGGCCGGTGCTTATGTGCTGATCCAGCTGCGACCGATCTTTGCGCTGTCGCCAGTCGTGAGCGACTCACTGATCGCAATTGGCGCGCTGACAGCTGTGGGGGCATCGCTGGTAGCGATTGCCCAGATCGATCTCAAGCGCACGCTCAGCCACTCCACGAGCGCGTATCTGGGATTGGTGTTCGTTGCGGTCGGGGCCGGGCAGCTGGATATCGCGCTGCTGTTGTTGCTGATTCACGCGATCGCCAAGGCGCTGTTATACATGAGTGCTGGGTCGGTCATTTTGAGCAGCAACAATCAAAACATTACCGAGATGGGCGGTTTGTGGTCGCGGATGCCGGCAACGACCTCGGCATTTGTTGTCGGTTCTTCGGGACTCGTGATGCTGCTGCCGTTGGGGAATTTTTGGGTGATGGGTCAGTGGCTGCACGAGTTCGATTCGCCATTGCTGTTAGTGCTGTTGCTAGCCGTCAACGGGCTCAGTGCGGTAAACCTAACCAGAGTATTCCGCTTGGTGTTTTTGGGGACTCCGCATCCCAAAACGCGCCGCGCGCCGGAAGCTCCCTGGCCGATGGCACTGCCGATGGTAACGCTAACGTTTGTGGCGTTGCTCGCCCCCCTCGTACCGCAGCGTTGGCAGCCGTGGTTTCAGGACACGGGATCGCTGGCAACAGCTGGTGAGGTGCTCGCACGGAGCGACGTGTTGCTGTTGGTGCTTTCGGGGATACTCGGGGTGGCGCTGGGTGCCGTCGTCGTTCTCCCGCGCACGTGGTCGCGACCGGTGCGAGCGTCATCCCGTTTCATTCAGGACTTGCTCGCTTATGACTTCTACATCGATCGGGTTTACCGCGCGACGGTAGTGCAGCTGGTGGGCGGATTCTCACGGCTTGCCGACTGGCTCGATCGCTATATCGTGGACGGCTTGGTAAATTTAGTGGGCTTGAGTGCGGTGCTAAGCGGTCAGGGTCTGAAATACAGCGCGTCGGGACAGCTACAGTTCTACTTGCTGACGATTTTCGTCGGTGGGGCGTTACTATTCGCGCTTTTGATGAACTGGCAGTTTTAG
- a CDS encoding carbon dioxide-concentrating mechanism protein CcmK — protein sequence MAVAVGMIETLGFPAVVEAADAMVKAARVTLVGYEKIGSGRVTVIVRGDVSEVQASVSAGTESVKRVNGGQVLSTHIIARPHENLEYVLPIRYTEAVEQFREGVGSPRPIGR from the coding sequence ATGGCAGTTGCAGTTGGAATGATCGAAACGCTGGGTTTCCCGGCTGTGGTTGAAGCCGCAGACGCAATGGTGAAGGCTGCTCGCGTCACGCTTGTCGGCTACGAAAAGATTGGCAGCGGTCGTGTCACGGTCATCGTTCGCGGTGACGTCTCCGAGGTTCAGGCCTCCGTCAGTGCGGGAACCGAGTCGGTCAAGCGCGTCAACGGCGGTCAGGTTCTCTCGACGCACATCATTGCCCGTCCCCACGAAAACCTGGAGTACGTGCTCCCGATTCGCTACACCGAGGCTGTGGAGCAATTCCGCGAAGGGGTTGGTTCGCCGCGACCGATCGGACGCTAA
- a CDS encoding CO2 hydration protein: MVATPLSPSHHPLAEDIYRLEAGEALLKDSPDHLLEVVGILASYGIVLDAYSKNLIYMGDYQFLVFFDFFKYCNGEITLAKLLRHWWGDRINYEYAEYTARGMMWHGGGGLDDYLDTPDFRATVDRLVRKKFKFNPAIRLVHRVFGDFTVEHMRYMAYLSGLGQFWRVMSDIFTSLSDRYDRGEVRSLAEVVQHIQDGLVADAARPIVYSVTVRGETFDLLPRSAGLTFLPDTAIPYVEAIFFRGTPFLGTVSYNAQAGQIPSEQAAFAYGALNADPLPTRTAGVPPTLLMQDMRHYVPDYLHELYRKTLRGEGDLLVKICRSFQKSMFCVTTAAIRGLAPHPLETTDPEQQRANRQYLEGWMDKIAPTRIAFANAGCPAPS, encoded by the coding sequence ATGGTTGCGACTCCCCTTTCACCATCCCACCACCCGCTTGCCGAGGATATCTATCGGCTTGAAGCCGGTGAGGCACTGTTGAAGGACTCACCGGATCACCTCCTCGAAGTTGTCGGCATCTTGGCAAGCTACGGTATTGTGCTAGATGCTTACTCTAAGAATTTGATTTACATGGGAGACTATCAATTCTTAGTCTTCTTCGACTTCTTTAAGTACTGCAACGGCGAAATCACGCTGGCAAAGCTGCTGCGTCACTGGTGGGGCGATCGCATCAACTACGAATATGCCGAGTACACGGCACGCGGCATGATGTGGCACGGCGGCGGCGGGCTGGATGATTACTTGGACACGCCGGACTTTCGCGCGACGGTCGATCGGCTAGTCCGGAAAAAATTTAAGTTCAATCCCGCCATCCGCTTAGTCCATCGAGTGTTTGGCGACTTTACCGTCGAGCACATGCGTTATATGGCATACCTGAGCGGGCTGGGACAGTTCTGGCGGGTGATGAGCGATATCTTCACGTCGTTGAGCGATCGCTACGACCGCGGCGAAGTGCGATCGCTCGCCGAAGTAGTGCAGCACATCCAAGACGGATTAGTAGCGGATGCGGCACGTCCGATCGTTTATAGCGTTACGGTGCGGGGCGAGACCTTCGACCTGCTGCCGAGGTCGGCGGGGCTGACGTTCTTGCCGGATACGGCGATTCCTTACGTCGAGGCAATTTTCTTCAGGGGGACGCCGTTCCTGGGAACGGTGTCGTACAACGCGCAAGCAGGACAGATTCCGTCGGAGCAAGCTGCCTTTGCCTACGGCGCCCTGAATGCCGATCCACTGCCGACGCGCACGGCTGGAGTCCCGCCGACGTTGTTGATGCAGGACATGCGCCACTACGTGCCGGATTACCTACACGAGCTTTACCGGAAGACGCTGCGCGGCGAAGGCGATCTGCTAGTGAAGATTTGCCGCAGCTTTCAGAAATCCATGTTTTGTGTAACGACCGCGGCCATTCGCGGACTCGCACCGCATCCACTCGAGACGACCGACCCCGAGCAGCAACGTGCCAATCGACAGTATCTCGAAGGGTGGATGGATAAGATCGCCCCTACGCGCATTGCCTTTGCCAATGCCGGCTGTCCCGCGCCATCTTGA